In Symmachiella dynata, the following are encoded in one genomic region:
- a CDS encoding enoyl-ACP reductase FabI — MDFLQLEGKTVLVFGVANRKSVAFHTGRVLAEAGATVVYVVRSPARQESVRKLVGEAPIYVCDVEHQEQIDKLRDDIAAAHPQLHGIVHSIAFADYSAGWLPFHETPRPAFLQAIDISCYSLIAICNAFREMLDKENGSVAAISISTTRMAAENYGYMAPVKAALDSSIAFLAKSFSQFSHVRFNAVCPGLLKTSASAGIPGYVDSYLYAEQATLRKQAVSTEEVANTVAFLMSPRSSGINAQGLVIDAGMSINYFDDGLIHREGS; from the coding sequence ATGGATTTTCTGCAACTTGAGGGCAAAACGGTTCTCGTCTTCGGGGTCGCCAATCGTAAGAGCGTCGCTTTTCATACCGGGCGTGTGCTGGCCGAGGCGGGGGCGACTGTTGTGTATGTTGTCCGCTCCCCCGCTCGGCAGGAATCGGTGCGAAAACTGGTTGGTGAGGCTCCCATCTACGTCTGCGACGTCGAACATCAGGAGCAGATCGACAAGTTGCGCGACGACATTGCCGCCGCTCACCCCCAACTGCATGGCATCGTGCATTCGATCGCCTTCGCCGATTACTCCGCCGGTTGGTTGCCGTTTCACGAAACGCCCCGCCCTGCCTTTCTGCAGGCAATCGACATTTCCTGCTATTCGCTGATCGCGATCTGCAACGCTTTCCGCGAAATGCTGGACAAGGAAAACGGCAGCGTCGCTGCGATTTCGATTTCCACCACGCGGATGGCGGCGGAGAATTACGGTTACATGGCCCCGGTTAAAGCGGCGCTCGATTCGTCGATCGCCTTTTTAGCAAAGTCGTTCTCGCAATTCTCGCACGTCCGCTTCAACGCCGTCTGCCCGGGGTTGTTAAAAACCTCCGCTTCGGCCGGCATCCCGGGCTACGTCGACAGTTACCTGTACGCCGAACAAGCCACGCTCCGCAAACAAGCGGTCAGCACCGAGGAGGTCGCCAACACGGTCGCTTTTCTGATGAGCCCGCGTTCATCCGGCATCAACGCACAAGGATTGGTGATCGATGCGGGGATGTCGATTAATTATTTTGATGACGGGTTGATACATCGCGAGGGGTCGTAA
- a CDS encoding tyrosine-type recombinase/integrase, whose translation MTDKLANVGLIPKREPVGAVRLGEFVDSYIAGRTDAKPSTATVWRRSQKHLVAFFGADRDIRTITAGEAKDFRRKLLLGLSDNTVRRTCGIAKQFCEDAVDRGLIGRNPFKHRDIPTATSGNPSREFFITREMAEKVFDACPDAQWRLLFALSRYGGLRCPSEHLALRWGDIDWERGRINVSSSKTAHHVGGESRTIPLFPELRPYLDECYELAQDGEEFVITRYREANSNLRTQLLRIIKRAGLKGWPKLFQNLRSTRETELAEDYPMHVVCAWLGNSQPVAMKHYLQLTDEHFEKAVQNPVQQVAVSGRGDSQSGQSADDETLVLQGRATECDYLPESQVGDTGLEPVTSSV comes from the coding sequence ATGACTGACAAGCTGGCGAATGTTGGGTTAATCCCGAAACGCGAACCCGTGGGGGCCGTTCGACTGGGGGAATTTGTCGACAGCTACATTGCCGGTCGAACGGATGCGAAGCCATCAACAGCCACGGTATGGCGACGTTCGCAAAAACATCTTGTCGCATTCTTCGGGGCTGACAGGGACATTCGCACAATCACAGCGGGCGAAGCGAAGGACTTCCGGCGCAAGCTGCTGCTGGGCCTCTCGGACAACACGGTGCGGCGGACGTGTGGCATTGCAAAGCAGTTTTGTGAGGATGCCGTCGATCGCGGCTTGATCGGCCGAAACCCATTCAAGCATCGCGACATTCCAACAGCCACAAGCGGCAATCCATCCCGCGAATTCTTCATCACTCGGGAGATGGCCGAAAAGGTGTTTGATGCCTGCCCCGATGCGCAATGGCGTCTGCTGTTCGCACTGAGCCGCTACGGGGGCCTACGATGCCCTTCCGAGCATCTTGCCCTACGTTGGGGTGACATCGACTGGGAACGCGGCAGAATCAATGTTAGTAGCTCGAAGACGGCGCATCATGTCGGCGGGGAGTCGCGAACGATCCCGCTGTTCCCCGAACTGCGGCCGTACCTCGATGAGTGTTACGAACTCGCCCAAGACGGCGAAGAATTCGTCATTACGCGGTATCGGGAAGCGAATTCGAACTTGCGGACGCAATTACTGCGGATCATCAAGCGGGCTGGTTTGAAGGGCTGGCCGAAGCTGTTCCAGAATCTCCGCAGCACGCGGGAAACCGAACTGGCCGAAGACTACCCGATGCATGTCGTCTGCGCGTGGTTGGGCAATTCTCAGCCCGTGGCAATGAAGCACTATCTGCAACTGACCGATGAGCACTTCGAAAAAGCGGTGCAGAATCCGGTGCAGCAAGTTGCCGTTTCGGGGCGTGGGGACTCGCAATCGGGACAGTCGGCCGACGACGAAACGCTAGTTTTGCAAGGCCGTGCGACCGAGTGCGACTACTTACCTGAAAGTCAAGTGGGCGATACAGGACTCGAACCTGTAACTTCTTCCGTGTAA
- a CDS encoding cation:proton antiporter, with product MNIHFTPDDALFQLAVVLVAGIVGGELVGRIGLPKVTGWIFTGILLRSFETQHDAFTGLTSGAVAGFDRFMDFVLGYIAFTVGAALHFASLRNAGKRLGFLLLGEALITPTIVVLAMYFVGGWIDPENMTIRVCLILAAIAIAGAPGTTVLVVQEARAKGILTRTLIAAVALIDMVAVGVFTFVVSYLTQDAGDVVSWHSSWPTALISVAREFGVAFLVGTSCSMIALGLTRTIVGPAFLGPTMVAVILGAWGAATGFGASSILACTFAGIVVSNVRHDTVRSTEAYLHSIGGVLFAAFYTLAGMKLDFALVMNAAGLVVLFFLARFLGKYGGAFAAMSIADVPKRVRNYLGLALVPHGGVAVGLIIIVQSVPHLSDVAATVTTVGLAALAINQLLGPSGARFALERAGEKDKDFPRLLDFLDEHHISVNITGTTKDEIIRSLASQLYSTNITPALPQDEFVQKVLEREQLETTFLSKGLMIPHAELEEGTNITGILGISSKGLNIGAPDGPVHAVLLLATPKADRKRHLEVLAAIATAITRNINFREQLYHARSAAHAYDVLHAEKAEDINYFLEDAMARVRDSGEQN from the coding sequence ATGAACATCCACTTCACACCTGACGACGCGCTGTTCCAACTCGCTGTGGTCTTGGTGGCCGGCATTGTCGGCGGCGAACTCGTTGGCCGCATCGGCCTGCCCAAGGTTACGGGTTGGATTTTCACCGGAATTCTGCTGCGGTCTTTCGAAACGCAGCACGATGCCTTCACCGGTTTGACAAGCGGAGCCGTGGCCGGGTTTGATCGGTTCATGGATTTTGTGCTCGGCTACATCGCCTTTACGGTTGGGGCGGCGCTGCACTTTGCGAGCTTACGCAATGCCGGTAAGCGACTTGGTTTTTTATTGTTGGGCGAGGCTTTGATTACGCCCACAATCGTCGTGTTGGCAATGTACTTTGTGGGAGGCTGGATCGACCCAGAGAATATGACGATCCGCGTCTGCTTGATTCTGGCAGCGATCGCGATCGCCGGTGCCCCCGGGACGACTGTGCTGGTCGTACAAGAAGCGCGCGCCAAAGGAATTCTCACGCGCACGTTGATCGCCGCCGTTGCATTGATTGACATGGTCGCGGTCGGGGTTTTCACGTTTGTCGTTTCCTATCTCACTCAAGACGCAGGCGACGTCGTCTCGTGGCATAGTAGTTGGCCGACCGCTCTGATTTCGGTGGCGCGAGAATTTGGAGTCGCTTTTCTTGTAGGGACTAGCTGCTCCATGATTGCGCTGGGACTCACGCGTACGATCGTTGGCCCGGCCTTTCTGGGGCCGACGATGGTTGCCGTAATCTTAGGCGCCTGGGGTGCCGCAACTGGATTCGGAGCATCGAGTATCCTGGCCTGCACTTTTGCCGGAATCGTCGTCTCCAACGTTCGTCACGATACCGTGCGTTCCACTGAAGCCTACTTGCATTCCATCGGTGGCGTTCTGTTCGCGGCCTTTTATACGTTGGCCGGTATGAAGCTTGACTTCGCGCTCGTCATGAATGCAGCCGGGCTGGTGGTCTTGTTCTTTTTGGCGCGATTTCTCGGAAAGTATGGCGGCGCTTTTGCCGCCATGTCGATCGCCGATGTCCCCAAACGCGTAAGGAATTATCTGGGACTGGCATTGGTGCCACACGGGGGAGTTGCCGTCGGTCTGATCATTATCGTGCAGTCGGTCCCACACTTGAGCGATGTTGCCGCAACAGTCACAACGGTGGGACTGGCAGCTCTGGCCATCAACCAGTTACTAGGACCGAGCGGAGCACGTTTTGCACTCGAGAGGGCGGGCGAGAAGGACAAAGATTTCCCACGGTTGTTGGATTTCCTGGACGAACACCACATCTCGGTAAACATCACCGGCACAACGAAAGACGAGATTATCCGTTCTCTCGCTTCTCAACTTTACTCCACAAATATCACACCAGCCCTTCCACAGGACGAGTTCGTCCAAAAGGTGCTTGAGCGCGAGCAATTGGAAACGACCTTTCTTTCTAAAGGCTTGATGATTCCGCATGCCGAATTGGAAGAGGGGACCAACATTACGGGTATTTTGGGAATTAGCTCCAAAGGACTCAACATCGGCGCGCCCGACGGCCCCGTGCATGCGGTGCTCTTGCTCGCCACGCCCAAAGCGGACCGCAAACGGCACCTCGAAGTCCTCGCCGCCATCGCAACGGCTATTACGCGCAACATCAACTTTCGCGAGCAGCTATACCACGCCCGCAGCGCAGCCCATGCCTATGATGTCCTACATGCCGAAAAGGCCGAGGATATTAATTACTTTCTCGAAGATGCCATGGCCCGCGTGCGCGACTCAGGCGAGCAGAATTGA
- a CDS encoding GTPase domain-containing protein produces the protein MATPFAESAQGVRRLHAAVVELEQSTRLLQLPPLDGREWYELLTRKLMPQLVGDPYIVAAVVGGTNIGKSVVFNHLAGCDASATSPLASGTKHPTCLVPKGFSQRHDLSAIFQGFVVKEWTEAAAPLQEVAEHRLFWRMIPELPENLLVLDTPDIDSDAEVNWHRADCIRHCADVLIAVLTQQKYNDAAVKQFFRKAAVEGKAVIVVFNQCQLPDDEQYWPLWLDTFCRETEIQPECVYLAPHDREAAENGRLPFFIREFPVPDEPSADLGDARDLSAELSQLRFDDIKYHTLQTSLSRLLDPQQGVPGYLDEVRLKSLDFQSAAELFSSNQLARIDDWPPVPNSLLVYHVRDWWREQREGFPRAVHNFYNTVGRGVVAPFRWARNHIAGEPTDPLEEYRRREWNTIVEAISRLYDGLTQLSQFGNALLQPRLEKVLAGKSREALLETLSTEYKALDLAEEMSQLVAAQMHTFRDDSPQMYAFLKRLDTVAAAARPMTSVVFFFAGGLPVGQAVSPLMGDAMTQAAVHIVGDIAGGTGAVVVGEAAVSGTSEGLRYLESKFRQLQAGFTARRVTWFSELLRAHLLGSLQEELQSAADLPHSDLFASVQAIIEDLRRQPVDVRG, from the coding sequence ATGGCCACGCCGTTTGCCGAAAGTGCACAGGGAGTGCGGCGATTGCATGCCGCCGTTGTGGAGTTGGAGCAGTCGACGCGGTTGTTGCAGTTGCCCCCACTCGACGGACGGGAGTGGTACGAACTGCTGACCCGCAAGTTGATGCCGCAGCTGGTTGGTGATCCCTACATCGTTGCCGCTGTCGTCGGCGGGACCAATATCGGCAAAAGTGTGGTGTTCAATCATCTGGCGGGATGCGACGCCAGTGCTACCAGTCCGCTTGCCTCGGGGACGAAACATCCCACTTGCCTGGTTCCCAAGGGGTTTTCGCAACGGCATGATCTTTCGGCCATTTTTCAAGGCTTCGTTGTCAAGGAGTGGACCGAAGCGGCGGCGCCGCTGCAAGAGGTGGCCGAACACCGGTTGTTTTGGCGGATGATTCCGGAATTGCCGGAGAATTTGCTGGTGCTCGATACACCTGACATCGATAGCGATGCAGAGGTCAATTGGCACCGTGCCGATTGCATTCGGCATTGCGCCGACGTGTTGATCGCTGTGCTGACGCAACAAAAATATAATGACGCCGCCGTCAAACAGTTTTTTCGCAAAGCGGCTGTCGAAGGCAAGGCGGTGATTGTTGTCTTCAATCAATGCCAACTCCCCGACGACGAACAGTATTGGCCGCTGTGGCTGGACACGTTTTGCCGCGAAACTGAGATCCAACCGGAATGCGTGTATCTGGCCCCGCACGACCGCGAAGCGGCGGAAAACGGGCGGTTGCCGTTTTTTATTCGCGAATTTCCGGTTCCGGACGAACCGTCGGCCGACCTTGGCGATGCCCGCGACCTCTCGGCGGAATTGTCTCAACTTCGTTTCGATGACATCAAATATCACACGCTGCAAACCTCGTTGTCCCGATTGTTGGACCCGCAACAGGGCGTGCCGGGTTATTTGGATGAAGTGCGGCTCAAAAGTCTCGACTTTCAATCAGCGGCCGAATTGTTTTCGTCGAATCAACTAGCCCGCATCGACGACTGGCCGCCTGTGCCGAATTCGTTGCTGGTGTATCACGTTCGCGACTGGTGGCGGGAACAGCGCGAGGGGTTTCCCCGTGCGGTGCACAATTTTTACAACACCGTCGGCCGCGGTGTCGTCGCACCGTTTCGCTGGGCGCGGAATCATATCGCTGGCGAACCGACCGATCCGCTGGAGGAATACCGCCGCCGGGAATGGAACACAATCGTCGAAGCCATCAGCCGTCTTTACGATGGATTGACACAACTGAGCCAATTCGGCAATGCCCTGCTGCAGCCGCGGTTGGAAAAAGTCTTGGCGGGAAAATCGCGTGAGGCATTGCTGGAGACTCTCTCGACTGAATACAAAGCACTCGATTTGGCGGAGGAGATGTCACAACTCGTCGCCGCACAGATGCATACCTTCCGCGACGACAGCCCGCAGATGTATGCGTTTTTAAAACGCCTGGACACTGTTGCCGCCGCAGCCCGGCCGATGACGTCGGTCGTATTTTTCTTTGCCGGCGGCCTACCGGTCGGCCAAGCAGTCTCGCCCTTGATGGGGGACGCGATGACACAAGCCGCCGTGCACATCGTGGGAGACATCGCCGGCGGGACCGGCGCTGTTGTGGTGGGCGAAGCGGCTGTGAGTGGTACGTCCGAAGGCCTGCGGTATCTGGAAAGCAAGTTCCGCCAACTCCAAGCCGGTTTCACCGCCCGGCGGGTGACTTGGTTCTCCGAACTACTGCGTGCGCATCTGCTCGGTTCGCTACAAGAAGAACTCCAATCCGCCGCCGACCTGCCGCATTCGGATTTGTTTGCCAGCGTGCAAGCGATTATTGAGGACTTGCGACGGCAACCGGTGGATGTGCGGGGTTAG
- a CDS encoding KTSC domain-containing protein — MAIQLFYQSGGRPSGPVDSKELRRLAEAGIVTPNTLVRKGASGRWVRAENVRGLFQRSTPAPSLSLGASTPVPQSGELVKEEGEKWSFKNGEKEFGPYDIEGLRDAAEKRWMDVNTLIRQEPDGEWISALTTGLIPTSLLRRNTPGTPWSAKHLLLGFLGLFLIAFAGAVARDLTRSFLRDGHSPPGVRQILKHAIERTAVRSSALRSVGYDQEQQVLEIEFTNGAVYQYFDVPVEVYRGLMAAESHGRYFNQAVRNAGYRYQRMN; from the coding sequence ATGGCTATTCAGCTGTTCTATCAAAGCGGGGGCCGGCCGTCAGGTCCGGTTGATTCGAAGGAACTGCGCCGGCTGGCTGAAGCTGGCATCGTCACACCCAACACGTTGGTACGTAAGGGCGCTAGTGGCCGCTGGGTACGCGCCGAGAACGTCCGGGGTTTATTCCAGCGATCCACGCCCGCGCCTTCGCTTTCGCTTGGCGCGTCTACGCCGGTACCGCAGTCCGGCGAGCTAGTCAAAGAGGAAGGCGAAAAGTGGAGTTTCAAGAACGGGGAAAAAGAATTCGGTCCCTATGACATTGAGGGTCTCCGCGATGCAGCGGAAAAGAGATGGATGGATGTGAATACCCTGATTCGACAAGAGCCTGATGGCGAGTGGATCTCGGCACTAACGACAGGACTTATCCCGACATCGTTGCTTCGCAGAAACACACCGGGCACCCCTTGGTCTGCCAAGCATCTGCTGCTGGGTTTCCTTGGGCTGTTTCTGATTGCTTTTGCTGGCGCGGTGGCCCGTGACTTGACGCGCAGTTTTCTACGAGACGGACACTCGCCACCTGGCGTGCGCCAGATTCTGAAGCACGCGATTGAGAGAACGGCAGTCCGTTCTTCCGCGTTGCGGTCAGTCGGATACGACCAGGAGCAACAAGTTCTAGAGATCGAGTTCACCAACGGAGCCGTGTACCAGTATTTCGACGTGCCGGTCGAAGTCTACCGCGGGCTGATGGCGGCCGAGTCACATGGCCGGTACTTCAACCAAGCCGTGCGCAATGCGGGATACCGATACCAAAGAATGAACTGA
- a CDS encoding WD40 repeat domain-containing protein, with translation MVAIKDSCYFVSLAGQFRNMSMGMMILVAFMSSALERPAFADDSTEAAKTLKAMTAPNSSVTSLAYSSDGSLLAGGSFDGGVRVWDASTGKLLRNLTSHKSAVRGLAFAAEGTMLSSGSDDKTVILWDAHTGDILHKLSGLGGQIHSLALTTNGETVWFFSDKISAYNTNTGKKIATIDADIDPRGFPRIDISPDEKTLVITSLEKEKRIVAHLYDIRTRRRIRSISEEGGGFLAVKFLPDNKHLAGSFFSPEDGKSVRVYDFEIGECQQVLRPTSDEFFAIDVSPDGKMLASGGNGPSIEEDTRLGRQTRRLSKFTIWDLDSGKAQLTNTGMLGRISSLSFSPDNKRIAYCDDATVTVIDIESGDPVWSGRYGFFPN, from the coding sequence ATGGTTGCAATTAAGGATTCTTGTTACTTCGTTTCTTTGGCTGGCCAATTTCGAAACATGTCCATGGGCATGATGATTTTGGTTGCGTTCATGTCTTCCGCTCTGGAAAGGCCTGCGTTCGCCGACGATTCCACAGAAGCGGCAAAAACCTTGAAAGCTATGACCGCGCCTAACAGTTCGGTGACATCCCTCGCGTACTCCAGCGATGGCAGTTTACTGGCGGGTGGATCATTCGATGGCGGTGTGAGAGTTTGGGACGCAAGTACGGGAAAACTGTTACGGAATCTGACAAGCCATAAGTCAGCGGTCCGGGGCCTCGCCTTTGCTGCCGAGGGAACTATGTTATCATCCGGCAGTGACGACAAGACCGTGATTCTTTGGGATGCTCACACCGGAGACATATTGCACAAGCTTTCAGGCCTAGGGGGACAAATTCATTCTTTGGCGCTTACCACCAATGGCGAAACAGTGTGGTTCTTCAGCGACAAAATATCAGCCTACAACACAAACACCGGCAAGAAGATAGCAACAATCGATGCGGATATTGATCCCCGTGGATTCCCCCGCATCGATATATCGCCGGACGAGAAAACGTTGGTTATCACAAGTCTTGAGAAAGAGAAACGTATCGTTGCTCATCTATACGACATACGCACACGCCGCCGCATCCGCTCAATCAGCGAAGAAGGGGGCGGTTTCTTGGCGGTGAAGTTTTTACCCGACAATAAACACTTGGCCGGTTCCTTTTTCAGTCCTGAAGATGGAAAAAGTGTGCGCGTATATGACTTCGAGATAGGCGAATGTCAACAAGTACTGCGTCCGACGTCAGATGAGTTTTTTGCCATTGATGTATCTCCCGACGGCAAAATGCTCGCAAGTGGCGGAAATGGACCGTCTATTGAAGAGGATACTCGCCTTGGTCGCCAAACCCGTAGGCTAAGCAAATTTACCATATGGGATTTGGATTCCGGTAAAGCGCAATTGACTAACACAGGAATGCTCGGCCGCATCTCATCGCTTAGTTTCTCTCCGGACAATAAACGAATAGCCTACTGCGACGACGCAACGGTCACTGTAATTGATATTGAATCGGGTGATCCAGTTTGGAGTGGGCGCTATGGATTTTTCCCCAACTGA
- the floA gene encoding flotillin-like protein FloA (flotillin-like protein involved in membrane lipid rafts), with protein MIPDLLKWLGMAVLALLALGSLFLVGKYFRLWLWATVTGTKISMAALVMMSLRKVNPRNIVEAKVMTVQAGLDSITTQALEAHVLAGGNLLQVVLALIVAHRAKISLDWDTAAAIDLAGRNVLDAVQVSVNPKVIDCPDPDVAGAAMVSAVAKDGIQLKVRVRVTVRTNLLQLIGGATEQTVIARIGEGVVSAIGSCETYAEALAEPVRISHQVMERGLDSQTAFSIVSIDIADIDVAENVGARLQTDQAEADIRIARAKAEERLAAAIAFEQEMKALTRENQARVVLAEAQVPAAIAHAYRAGQLGMDESPDAERKSVAFTGSRWTDNGH; from the coding sequence ATGATACCTGACCTGCTGAAATGGCTTGGAATGGCTGTGCTAGCGCTGTTGGCGTTGGGCAGCCTGTTTTTAGTCGGCAAATACTTTCGTCTTTGGCTGTGGGCAACTGTCACCGGTACGAAAATCAGCATGGCAGCGTTAGTGATGATGTCGCTACGAAAAGTCAATCCGCGGAACATCGTGGAAGCGAAGGTGATGACGGTACAAGCGGGATTGGATTCGATCACGACGCAGGCGTTGGAAGCCCATGTGCTGGCCGGGGGAAATTTGCTGCAAGTGGTCCTCGCACTGATCGTCGCACACCGCGCCAAAATCAGTCTGGATTGGGACACCGCCGCTGCCATTGACCTGGCCGGCCGCAATGTCCTGGATGCAGTCCAAGTCAGCGTCAATCCCAAGGTCATCGATTGCCCCGACCCCGACGTTGCAGGAGCCGCGATGGTCTCCGCCGTCGCCAAGGACGGGATTCAACTCAAAGTCCGCGTCCGCGTGACCGTCCGCACCAACCTCCTGCAGTTAATCGGTGGCGCCACGGAACAAACCGTCATCGCTCGCATCGGTGAAGGGGTCGTTTCGGCGATCGGCTCTTGTGAAACCTATGCCGAAGCACTGGCCGAACCGGTCCGCATCAGCCATCAAGTCATGGAACGCGGATTGGATTCACAAACGGCTTTTTCGATCGTTTCCATCGATATTGCTGACATCGATGTCGCCGAGAACGTGGGGGCACGCTTGCAAACGGATCAAGCAGAAGCCGACATCCGTATCGCCCGCGCCAAAGCCGAAGAACGGCTCGCGGCTGCAATCGCTTTTGAACAAGAAATGAAAGCGCTCACACGCGAAAATCAGGCACGGGTTGTCCTAGCGGAGGCACAAGTCCCCGCCGCGATTGCCCATGCCTATCGGGCGGGCCAATTGGGAATGGATGAGTCACCGGATGCCGAACGCAAGAGCGTCGCATTTACGGGGTCTCGCTGGACAGACAATGGCCATTAA
- a CDS encoding lysophospholipid acyltransferase family protein → MSFVRRVEAWLLAFSMLALRATCRIKLHNDPRPALKSSQTDYVYSILHAHQVSAAIEREKGTAAMVSQSTDGDLLLPGFWVLGIKPIRGSNRAHNQDKGGRSALNELIAHVQGGSPAYIAVDGPRGPRNHIRKGIAVLSRETNATVLNIIAVPTRRWILRKTWDRLQIPKPFCRIDAYFAEPLQPTESESVEDYRRRIQTSLNELEANYDGDEPVQAAALRKAKAAQTAN, encoded by the coding sequence ATGTCATTCGTAAGGAGGGTTGAAGCCTGGTTGCTGGCATTTTCTATGCTGGCATTGCGGGCTACGTGCCGGATTAAGTTGCACAACGACCCGCGGCCCGCGCTTAAGTCATCGCAAACGGACTACGTCTATTCGATTTTGCACGCCCATCAGGTGTCAGCAGCCATTGAGCGTGAGAAGGGGACAGCGGCCATGGTGTCGCAGTCGACCGATGGTGACTTGCTCTTACCAGGGTTTTGGGTCTTGGGCATCAAGCCCATTCGTGGCTCAAATCGCGCTCACAACCAAGACAAGGGGGGGCGTTCGGCGCTGAATGAGTTGATTGCGCATGTCCAAGGAGGATCGCCTGCCTATATCGCAGTCGACGGTCCCCGCGGACCACGCAACCATATTCGTAAAGGCATCGCAGTCTTGTCGCGTGAAACCAATGCCACTGTATTGAACATTATCGCCGTTCCCACGCGGCGGTGGATCTTGCGAAAAACGTGGGATCGGTTGCAGATCCCCAAACCATTTTGCCGCATCGACGCCTACTTCGCTGAACCCTTGCAGCCTACCGAATCAGAGTCCGTCGAAGATTATCGCCGACGTATTCAAACGTCGCTCAATGAGCTGGAGGCGAATTACGACGGGGATGAGCCGGTTCAAGCAGCCGCACTGCGGAAAGCGAAGGCCGCCCAAACGGCTAACTGA
- a CDS encoding 3-keto-disaccharide hydrolase: protein MIRYLLMKTHFSSTLLIAGVLVSTALFCRAEEDKKQTAVTAAKINGTGPGWKSLTLEDFTNVNCDKDTWSFKDGTFYCTGKPVGVIRSNKTYTNIELVVQWRHLKSAGNSGVFIWTPPASLEGLKPGKLPHGIENQVLDHGYAENFEKKNGKKSDWFTTHGDVFPVGKSKMKPFPPFAPNGRRSFPSKNLSKGVGEWNHYYIRAVNGEVRLWVNGEEVSGGTECDPRTGYLCLESEGSPIEFRDLRIRELP from the coding sequence ATGATTCGGTACCTACTGATGAAAACACACTTTAGCTCGACCCTGCTCATTGCCGGCGTTCTCGTATCCACAGCGCTGTTCTGCCGCGCAGAAGAGGACAAAAAACAGACAGCCGTGACAGCCGCCAAGATCAATGGCACCGGCCCCGGCTGGAAATCGCTCACGCTTGAGGATTTCACCAACGTCAACTGCGACAAGGACACCTGGAGTTTTAAAGACGGGACGTTCTATTGCACCGGCAAACCGGTGGGTGTAATTCGCTCAAATAAGACCTACACCAACATCGAATTGGTCGTCCAGTGGCGGCACCTGAAGTCAGCCGGCAATTCCGGCGTCTTTATCTGGACCCCGCCCGCCTCGCTGGAAGGACTGAAGCCGGGCAAATTGCCGCACGGAATCGAAAACCAGGTGCTCGATCACGGGTATGCAGAGAATTTCGAAAAGAAAAACGGCAAAAAGTCGGACTGGTTCACCACGCACGGCGACGTCTTTCCCGTAGGGAAATCGAAAATGAAGCCGTTTCCTCCCTTTGCCCCCAACGGACGCCGCAGTTTCCCTTCCAAAAACCTCAGCAAAGGGGTGGGAGAGTGGAATCACTATTATATCCGAGCGGTCAACGGCGAAGTTCGCTTGTGGGTCAACGGCGAAGAAGTCTCCGGCGGCACAGAATGCGACCCGCGGACCGGATATTTGTGCTTGGAATCTGAGGGTTCCCCCATAGAATTCCGTGACTTGCGAATTCGCGAGCTACCGTGA
- a CDS encoding helix-turn-helix domain-containing protein: MSKVLDEIRNAIESSGTSRYAVSKATGIPQAQLSRLMAGTSGLSIDSLERLADFLGLEIIIRRKQRKRSK; encoded by the coding sequence ATGAGCAAGGTTCTCGATGAAATCCGCAACGCCATCGAATCCAGCGGGACGTCGCGGTACGCCGTCAGCAAAGCAACAGGCATTCCCCAAGCACAATTGTCCCGGTTGATGGCCGGAACGTCCGGTTTGAGTATCGACAGTTTGGAGCGGCTGGCGGATTTTCTGGGGCTGGAAATCATCATACGTCGCAAGCAACGCAAACGGAGCAAGTAG
- a CDS encoding helix-turn-helix domain-containing protein, with protein MNVSRKAVISSWAEKLLLTSPEAADAMSISQRTLFSLTKSGEIPCVRVGRSVRYCADDLRNWIERQKQGVHSK; from the coding sequence ATGAATGTTTCTCGTAAGGCGGTCATTTCCTCGTGGGCAGAAAAATTATTGTTGACGAGTCCCGAAGCTGCTGACGCCATGTCCATCAGTCAGAGAACGTTGTTCTCACTGACCAAATCCGGCGAGATTCCCTGCGTTCGCGTCGGTCGGAGTGTCCGCTATTGCGCCGACGACCTTCGGAACTGGATCGAACGTCAAAAGCAAGGAGTGCATTCGAAATGA